In Flavobacterium piscisymbiosum, the sequence GCCTTCGTAAACAATATAAGTATTTTCGCGTATGGCTTTTGCTGCTTTTTTTGATGTCAGTTCGATTGGAACAATTTTGTCATCGTCGCCGTGAATAATTAAGGTTGGAACTTTTATAAAATCCAATTCTTCTCTAAAATCAGTATATGAAAAAGATTCAGCACATTTTAGAGTTGCACGAGGAGAAGCAAACGAACACAATGTTCTGTAATATTCTAATAATGGCGTGCTTAAAGGTTTATTGATAATATTGATACCAAAGAACGTTTTGCCAAAATTATCTACAAATCCAATTCTGTCTTCTTTGATGGCACTTGCTGTAGTTTCGCTTTTTTCTTTTGGATGCCCATCAGGATTATCACTTGTTTGTAATAAAAACGGAACTACCGAAGAAATTAAAGCTGCTTTTGTAACTCCTTTTCCGCCGTAACGGCTAAAATAACGAACCACTTCACCTCCGCCCATTGAGAAACCCACAAGGGTTGTATTTTCTAATTGAAGCTGCTCAATAATTTCTTTCAAATCATCAGTCAAAGTATCATAATCATAACCATCGTAAGGTTGAGATGATTTACCAAATCCTCTGCGATCATAAGCTATAACCCTGTAATTGTTCTGAACTAAAAAATCGATTTGGTACTCCCACATTTCATTAGAAAGAGGCCAGCCATGAATTAAAATTACTGGTTTTCCTTTTCCGTAATCCTTTACATATAAGCTAACATTTTTTGCAGTTTTTATATATTTATCTGTATTTAGTTCGTGGATATCAAAATCAAAATCTTTTAAAGAGTGGTCGGCATTTAAGAGAGTGTTTTCCATTTCTATATATTTTTAGAGTTAGCGTAATAATTTGATTCGTAAATTTAGACGCTAGAGTAAAAAAATAGGTTATAGAATTAGTACTAATAGTTACAAAATTAATAGGTTTGTAATTCAACAATACCCAAAAACACAAATGGATTTAACCTGGAATGAATTTGAAAGAACCGATATGCGTGTCGGAACCATTATAGAAGTAAACGATTTTCCTGAAGCAAGAAAACCGGCATATCAGCTCACAATTGATTTTGGTGCTGAAATCGGCATTCGAAAATCATCGGCACAAATTACCAAACGCTATCAAAAAGAAGATTTAGTAAATCGACAAATTGTAGCAGTTGTAAATTTTCCAAGAAAACAAATAGCCAAATTTATGAGTGAATGTTTGGTTCTTGGCGCTGTAGGCGAGGAGGGAGACGTAATTTTATTAGCGCCTGATTTTAAAATAGAAAACGGTCTTAGGATTAGTTAGTTTATTAGTATTCAGTGTTCAGTTTTTTAGTATTCAGTTATTTTCTCAATTTAAGGTGAACACTAAAAAACTGAACACTG encodes:
- a CDS encoding alpha/beta fold hydrolase — translated: MENTLLNADHSLKDFDFDIHELNTDKYIKTAKNVSLYVKDYGKGKPVILIHGWPLSNEMWEYQIDFLVQNNYRVIAYDRRGFGKSSQPYDGYDYDTLTDDLKEIIEQLQLENTTLVGFSMGGGEVVRYFSRYGGKGVTKAALISSVVPFLLQTSDNPDGHPKEKSETTASAIKEDRIGFVDNFGKTFFGINIINKPLSTPLLEYYRTLCSFASPRATLKCAESFSYTDFREELDFIKVPTLIIHGDDDKIVPIELTSKKAAKAIRENTYIVYEGAPHGLFYTDKDKLNNDLLNFLNS
- a CDS encoding tRNA-binding protein, which translates into the protein MDLTWNEFERTDMRVGTIIEVNDFPEARKPAYQLTIDFGAEIGIRKSSAQITKRYQKEDLVNRQIVAVVNFPRKQIAKFMSECLVLGAVGEEGDVILLAPDFKIENGLRIS